A single genomic interval of Microbacterium sp. zg-Y1090 harbors:
- a CDS encoding L-threonylcarbamoyladenylate synthase — translation MSPVFDSRDETQLLPGLRQARQAIARGQLVVLPTDTVYGVAADAFNASAVARLLAAKGRGRQSPPPVLVAGVTTLRALAAEIPEPVERLVEEFWPGGLTIVLPAQPSLSWDLGDTFGTVAVRMPADRIALEMLEECGPLAVSSANRTGHSAAIAIDEAVDMLGDSVAVYLDAGMRETGIPSTIVDATGLTGDGDGVVRVLRDGAVSRTRLRDVLGDLLEADPDEADGPAAAAGGAV, via the coding sequence ACAGCCGCGACGAGACGCAGTTGCTGCCCGGCCTGCGCCAGGCGCGTCAGGCGATCGCGCGCGGCCAGCTCGTCGTGCTGCCCACCGACACCGTGTACGGCGTCGCCGCCGACGCCTTCAACGCCTCGGCCGTCGCACGCCTGCTCGCAGCCAAGGGGCGCGGCCGGCAGTCGCCGCCGCCTGTGCTGGTCGCCGGAGTGACCACCCTGCGCGCCCTCGCCGCCGAGATCCCCGAGCCGGTCGAACGACTCGTCGAGGAGTTCTGGCCCGGCGGACTGACCATCGTGCTGCCGGCGCAGCCCTCGCTGTCCTGGGACCTGGGCGACACCTTCGGAACGGTCGCGGTGCGCATGCCCGCCGATCGCATCGCTTTGGAGATGCTCGAGGAGTGCGGCCCGCTCGCCGTCTCGAGCGCCAACCGCACCGGGCACTCCGCGGCGATCGCGATCGACGAGGCCGTCGACATGCTCGGCGACAGTGTGGCGGTGTACCTCGACGCCGGCATGCGGGAGACCGGCATCCCCTCGACGATCGTCGACGCGACCGGTCTGACCGGTGATGGTGACGGCGTGGTGCGCGTGCTGCGCGACGGCGCCGTCAGCCGCACCCGACTGCGGGACGTGCTCGGCGACCTGCTGGAAGCCGACCCCGATGAGGCGGATGGCCCCGCCGCGGCGGCCGGCGGCGCGGTGTGA
- a CDS encoding MraY family glycosyltransferase, which yields MKQYVFIVILTAAVTLVLAWAVWRLGLRFKLYPAIRARDVHKTPTPRLGGIAMYFAIVLAFAVSAMHPDPRFASFWADPAPWAVLAATTLIVLVGVADDLWDLDWTIKLGAQFLAAGIVAWFGELQIYTLPIGGITGFSGTVSFVLTIFSIVIVMNAVNFIDGLDGLVAGVALIANAVFFAYSYLLMRDMGSATYFTMASFIAAVLIGACIGFLPMNWNPAKLFMGDSGALMIGLLMACSAVSITGSLDPALLGDPDQFGRSQLLGAFIPILLPVVVVMLPLLDFGMAVLRRMQAGKSPFSPDRKHLHHRMLDMGHSDRDAVLIFYAWTAVVSLAVLLMYIGTTADWPGQYLPGAAFGLIGVAACLVVTFTPARRALPATQESS from the coding sequence GTGAAACAGTACGTCTTCATCGTCATCCTGACCGCCGCCGTCACGCTCGTCCTCGCCTGGGCGGTGTGGCGCCTCGGGCTGCGGTTCAAGCTCTACCCGGCCATCCGGGCCCGCGACGTGCACAAGACGCCCACGCCGCGCCTCGGCGGCATCGCGATGTACTTCGCCATCGTCCTCGCGTTCGCGGTCTCGGCGATGCACCCCGACCCCCGGTTCGCGAGTTTCTGGGCCGACCCCGCCCCCTGGGCCGTGCTGGCGGCGACCACCCTCATCGTGCTGGTGGGGGTCGCCGACGACCTGTGGGACCTCGACTGGACCATCAAGCTCGGCGCCCAGTTCCTCGCCGCCGGCATCGTCGCCTGGTTCGGGGAGCTGCAGATCTACACGCTGCCCATCGGCGGGATCACCGGCTTCTCGGGGACCGTCAGCTTCGTGCTCACGATCTTCTCCATCGTCATCGTCATGAACGCCGTCAACTTCATCGACGGCCTCGACGGGCTCGTCGCCGGCGTCGCCCTCATCGCGAACGCGGTGTTCTTCGCCTATTCCTACCTGCTCATGCGCGACATGGGGTCGGCGACGTACTTCACCATGGCCTCCTTCATCGCCGCTGTGCTCATCGGCGCCTGCATCGGATTCCTGCCGATGAACTGGAACCCGGCGAAGCTCTTCATGGGCGACTCCGGCGCACTCATGATCGGGCTGCTGATGGCCTGCTCCGCCGTGTCGATCACCGGCTCGCTCGACCCCGCCCTGCTGGGGGACCCCGATCAGTTCGGCCGCTCCCAGCTACTGGGTGCGTTCATCCCGATCCTCCTCCCGGTGGTGGTCGTGATGCTCCCGCTGCTGGACTTCGGCATGGCGGTGCTGCGGCGCATGCAGGCCGGAAAGTCCCCCTTTTCGCCCGACCGCAAGCACCTGCACCACCGCATGCTCGACATGGGCCACTCCGACCGCGACGCCGTGCTGATCTTCTACGCCTGGACGGCGGTGGTCAGTCTCGCGGTGCTGCTCATGTACATCGGAACGACCGCCGACTGGCCGGGGCAGTACCTGCCGGGCGCCGCCTTCGGTCTCATCGGCGTCGCTGCCTGCCTCGTCGTCACCTTCACCCCCGCCCGCCGCGCCCTGCCCGCGACCCAGGAGTCCTCATGA